Proteins from a single region of Hydra vulgaris chromosome 12, alternate assembly HydraT2T_AEP:
- the LOC101235392 gene encoding DNA repair protein XRCC2 isoform X2 has protein sequence MISETAVQLFNRLCDKPNLSNLDGKIFYKQKDDIFFAEFAGNESCGKTELMLNLIVNTIMPKEWNNLCIKGMNYTAIVIDLAYKFPAIRLITLLENRIKLFTESNNCELDIDSFVKDCLSRFYKFVCNSTSDFINVLSYIPQFVNENPGVCLVAIDNIEVFYWIDKVKGSRSNFAIEKLLRVLVFELKINVIICRTILFEEKNEYKKSFDIPKYSLNLALKSNNLFVCSSKNYSQITTFTIDRNGVKYL, from the exons ATGATTTCTGAAACAGCTGTTCAG ttgTTTAATCGGTTATGTGATAAACCAAATTTATCCAATCTTGAtgggaaaatattttataaacaaaaagatgacattttttttgctgAGTTTGCTGGAAATGAAAGTTGTGGAAAAACAGAACTTATGCTTAACTTAATTGTTAACACTATAATGCCCAAAGAGTGGAACAATTTATGTATTAAAGGAATGAACTATACTGCAATTGTAATAGACCTGGCTTATAAATTTCCTGCAATTCGACTTATTACATTGTTGGAGAAtcgtataaaattatttacagagAGTAATAACTGTGAATTAGACATTGACTCTTTTGTAAAAGATTGTTTAAGTcgtttttacaaatttgtttgtAATTCTACTTCAGATTTTATAAATGTGCTAAGTTATATACCACAATTTGTAAATGAAAATCCTGGGGTTTGTCTAGTTGCCATTGATAACATTGAGGTTTTTTACTGGATAGATAAGGTTAAAGGATCTAGATCAAACTTTGCAATTGAAAAACTGCTTAGGGTTTTAGTTTTCGAGTTAAAGATTAATGTTATCATATGcagaacaattttatttgaagaaaaaaatgagtataaaaaatcatttgatatTCCAAAGTACAGTCTTAACCTTGcattaaaaagcaataatttgtttgtttgttcgtcaaaaaattattctcaaatcACTACATTCACAATTGACAGAAATGGTGTTAAATACTTGTAA